Proteins encoded together in one Quercus lobata isolate SW786 chromosome 3, ValleyOak3.0 Primary Assembly, whole genome shotgun sequence window:
- the LOC115979774 gene encoding disease resistance protein At4g27190-like, with product MDTLGVIATVIFVIATAVVTQIGESIRQWLIENVVDPFGQFLIEKLGKPVGQWLTSYMVEPIGQWLGYSFHYSSNIDNMKEQAEKLEEVRERVKHSVDARIGNCGENKADVNRWLENMDVIMGKVKKVLEDETKAKMKCSYGICLNLKLRHELSKKAKKIAKDIDEVLENGGFDKVSNMDYMSFNSRMSTLNGLMVALGDVNINMIGVWGMPGAGKTTLVREVVWQAKKEKLFDEVAMATVMQSPDLRQIQGEIADMLDLKFDDVETVPGRAIRLRDRLKRNNKALVILDDIWNKLDLEAIGIPCNGCKILLTSRDRDILSCEMNTQKKFELDVLSPDEAWSLFEKMAGDSLKDPNLKSIAMQVAEVCACLPLAIVTVATALKNKSLFEWEDALQQLRRPSPVHLTGMQAAIYSKIELSYNHLGSPVVKSFFLLCSQMGPAILYLDLVKYCFGLCLFPGIRTLEEARNKVYTLVRSLKDSCLLLEDPRTSKYVRMHDLVRDVAILIAKAQNVFTVRNDDPVKWPDEDALTMCSSISVRAEDIHELPDGLVCPKLKFLYVHGRDRDFKISETFFRGMRELKVLDLTKMRLSSLPSSINLLTNLRTLCLDQCVLKDIAVIGELKNLDILSLLSSKFTQLPKEIGLLTRLRLLDLSNCTKLEVIPPNVLSRLVQLEELYVCNSFTQWELEGVNNERASLAELKHLSLLTTLEVNIPNVNMLPKNLLFMKLKRYQIFIGDVWDQFGKSESSRALKLKLNSSFELEQGIKMLLSGIEDLCLDELKGVKSIISELDSKGFQQLKHLHVQNNSEMKYIIYSKGLVIADVVFPVLEIFSLKNMINLEEICHGQIPLTSFGNLSIVKVEHCEKLKFIFSSSIAKSLSQLQTLEIRECSIMGAIVEKEEGRIEDRDMKFFPQLRRLLLYCLPKLVSFLSTQNSDIIDAGEVIPQSEQVVFPNLETLELSSIHSEEILIHNQHRASSSFKLTDPRFQNLRKLTVKGSGNLKYLLSSSTATFMIQLKYLDIEDCKVMEESSKDSA from the exons ATGGACACTCTTGGTGTGATTGCTACTGTGATTTTTGTCATTGCTACTGCGGTGGTAACACAAATTGGCGAGTCCATTCGACAGTGGCTCATCGAGAACGTGGTTGATCCATTTGGTCAGTTTCTCATTGAAAAACTAGGTAAACCTGTTGGACAGTGGCTTACCAGTTACATGGTTGAACCAATTGGACAATGGCTGGGTTATTCGTTTCACTACAGCAGCAACATTGATAATATGAAGGAACAGGCAGAGAAGTTGGAGGAGGTTCGAGAAAGGGTGAAACATTCAGTTGATGCTCGTATAGGAAACTGCGGTGAAAATAAAGCTGATGTTAACAGGTGGTTAGAAAATATGGATGTGATTATGGGAAAGGTTAAGAAAGTTCTTGAAGATGAAACgaaagcaaagatgaagtgttCCTATGGGATATGCTTGAACTTGAAGCTACGACATGAGCTAAGTAAGAAAGCAAAGAAGATAGCGAAAGATATTGATGAAGTCTTGGAAAATGGTGGATTTGATAAGGTTTCCAATATGGATTACATGAGCTTTAACTCAAGAATGTCAACTCTGAATGGACTTATGGTGGCACTGGGAGATGTTAATATCAACATGATTGGGGTGTGGGGGATGCCCGGTGCTGGAAAGACTACACTTGTGAGAGAAGTTGTTTGgcaagccaaaaaagaaaagttatttgACGAGGTCGCTATGGCAACTGTGATGCAGAGCCCAGATCTAAGGCAAATTCAAGGAGAAATAGCGGACATGCTAGATCTTAAGTTTGATGACGTGGAGACTGTACCTGGAAGAGCAATTCGTCTACGAGATAggctaaaaagaaataataaagcaCTTGTTATCCTAGATGATATATGGAATAAACTTGATTTGGAGGCGATAGGAATTCCTTGTAATGGATGTAAAATATTGTTGACATCCAGAGATAGAGATATATTATCTTGTGAGATGAACacgcaaaaaaaatttgagcttgaTGTTTTATCCCCTGATGAAGCATGGAGTTTATTTGAGAAGATGGCGGGTGATTCTCTCAAAGATCCTAATTTGAAATCCATCGCAATGCAGGTGGCTGAAGTGTGTGCATGTTTGCCTCTCGCAATTGTAACAGTTGCAACggcattaaaaaataagagttTGTTTGAATGGGAAGATGCTCTACAACAACTAAGGAGACCCTCCCCTGTACACCTCACAGGAATGCAAGCAGCTATATATTCAAAAATAGAGTTGAGTTACAATCATCTTGGAAGTCCAGTGGTCAAGTCCTTCTTTTTACTATGTAGTCAAATGGGTCCTGCCATTCTTTACCTGGACTTGGTAAAATACTGTTTTGGCCTGTGTTTATTTCCTGGCATCCGTACATTGGAAGAAGCTCGAAATAAAGTGTATACACTGGTTCGGAGCCTCAAAGACTCTTGTTTGTTGCTAGAAGACCCTCGTACAAGCAAGTATGTCCGTATGCACGACCTTGTTCGTGACGTCGCCATATTAATTGCCAAGGCTCAAAATGTGTTCACGGTGAGAAATGATGATCCAGTAAAATGGCCAGATGAAGATGCACTAACAATGTGCTCATCAATCTCAGTTCGTGCTGAGGATATCCATGAACTTCCTGACGGGTTGGTATGTCCGAAGTTAAAATTCTTGTACGTGCATGGCAGAGATCGggattttaaaatttcagaAACTTTTTTCAGAGGAATGAGGGAGCTGAAAGTTTTAGATTTAACTAAAATGAGACTTTCATCACTTCCTTCATCAATTAATCTCCTCACAAACCTACGAACATTGTGTCTGGATCAATGTGTTTTGAAAGATATTGCAGTGATTGGAGAGTTGAAAAATCTAGATATTCTTAGCCTTTTGTCCTCCAAATTTACACAGTTGCCAAAAGAAATAGGTCTCCTGACTCGTTTACGGTTGTTGGATTTGTCAAATTGTACCAAACTTGAAGTGATTCCACCAAATGTCCTATCACGCTTAGTACAATTAGAAGAGTTATATGTCTGTAATAGCTTCACTCAATGGGAGCTTGAAGGAGTGAACAATGAAAGAGCTAGTCTGGCAGAGTTAAAGCATTTATCGTTGTTGACCACTTTAGAAGTAAATATTCCAAATGTGAACATGTTgccaaaaaatttgttgtttatgAAGTTGAAAAGATACCaaatatttataggagatgtGTGGGATCAGTTTGGTAAATCTGAAAGCTCAAGAGCGCTAAAACTCAAGTTGAATTCGAGCTTTGAATTAGAGCAGGGGATCAAGATGTTGTTGAGTGGAATAGAAGATTTGTGTTTGGATGAGTTAAAAGGTGTTAAGAGTATCATATCTGAACTAGATAGCAAAGGCTTCCAACAACTGAAGCATCTACATGTCCAAAATAATTCTGAGATGAAGTACATCATCTATTCAAAGGGATTGGTTATTGCTGATGTTGTCTTTCCTGTCTTGGAGatattttcactcaaaaacaTGATCAACTTGGAAGAAATATGTCATGGACAGATTCCCTTGACATCCTTTGGTAACTTAAGCATTGTGAAAGTGGAACATTGTGAGAAACTAAAGTTTATCTTCTCATCATCCATAGCAAAAAGCCTTTCACAACTTCAAACATTAGAGATAAGAGAATGCAGCATCATGGGTGCAATAGTCGAAAAAGAAGAGGGCAGAATAGAAGACAGAGATATGAAGTTTTTCCCTCAATTGCGTCGCTTACTACTATATTGTCTTCCAAAGCTCGTGAGCTTCTTAAGTACACAAAATTCAGACATAATTGATGCTGGAGAAGTCATTCCTCAAAGCGAACAG GTTGTGTTCCCCAACTTGGAAACGTTGGAACTGTCCTCTATACACTCTGAAGAGATACTAATTCACAACCAACATCGGGCAAGCTCCTCTTTCAAATTAACAGACCCGAGATTTCAAAATTTGCGAAAATTGACCGTGAAAGGCTCTGGCAATTTAAAATACCTATTGTCTTCTTCTACAGCGACATTTATGATTCAGCTCAAATATCTTGACATTGAGGACTGTAAGGTAATGGAAGAG TCCTCAAAAGATTCTGCGTAG